A genome region from Arachidicoccus soli includes the following:
- a CDS encoding DUF5123 domain-containing protein, producing MKKAFLKLIAFGLIVSSAASCIKKVNDWPVDPSHARLFTPLTFALSKANATSVELSYTQSISTTKYVFEFSKDSLQFKNIVKTVEILADTLTPFAPSTTPTQVLYHTTFDNLDGTTGYSVRMKCVDTTTGLESNYSELYFQTLAEQLFTGSEIGIDHIKVNWTPTDSVTNITVYSDSTSDQLQQITLTNADKQAGSLDITGLSAGTNYKIIIYKNAVVRGTLVVKTTGLKGAVIIPVNPEDSIPALIANAIAQGTTNITLLFKGGQTYNLGTLILPKGLSNISFTGENSVDGKDGLPATVNISEARLTDAIFGKMIFENLILVGGTSNYLINIATDNVQVDEYNFVNCIISNYRSVTRVQNKLVKLGQININNSILHNIGGYGIVNIGGPSITLDSIKLVNNTIINSSTQIMDVRTTVKTIAVNNNTIYNQSVALNQFILFDQAAHEPITFQGANNIIAGTNNGAQMKAFSLTYAGSFASSYRTNEMTMSQDFPSITIFNGPATAIFADPENGDFTLKSGSGFGGIGTAGDPRWWQ from the coding sequence ATGAAAAAAGCATTCTTAAAATTAATAGCATTCGGGCTTATTGTCTCCTCAGCGGCAAGCTGTATTAAGAAGGTAAACGACTGGCCCGTTGATCCATCACACGCTCGTTTGTTTACCCCCCTCACTTTTGCATTATCAAAGGCGAATGCAACATCAGTGGAACTGAGTTATACACAATCTATATCTACCACCAAATATGTTTTTGAATTTAGCAAAGATAGTCTGCAGTTCAAAAATATTGTAAAAACAGTGGAAATCCTTGCGGATACATTAACACCTTTCGCTCCGTCCACGACTCCTACACAAGTGCTGTATCACACCACATTTGATAACCTGGACGGGACTACGGGCTATTCTGTCCGTATGAAATGCGTAGATACGACTACCGGGCTAGAATCCAATTATTCGGAATTGTATTTTCAGACACTTGCAGAGCAATTGTTTACCGGATCAGAGATTGGCATAGATCATATCAAAGTAAATTGGACTCCAACGGATAGCGTTACAAATATTACGGTCTATAGTGATTCAACAAGCGACCAATTACAACAGATAACACTGACTAACGCCGATAAACAGGCAGGCTCACTTGATATAACAGGTCTTAGTGCCGGAACAAATTATAAGATTATTATTTATAAAAATGCTGTGGTCAGAGGGACATTGGTCGTAAAAACAACAGGATTGAAAGGTGCCGTAATAATCCCTGTAAACCCGGAAGATAGTATTCCTGCCTTGATAGCAAATGCTATTGCACAGGGAACCACAAATATTACATTGTTATTCAAAGGTGGGCAAACATATAACTTAGGCACCCTCATTCTTCCAAAAGGATTATCTAATATTAGTTTTACAGGAGAAAATAGTGTCGATGGAAAAGACGGATTACCTGCTACAGTTAATATCAGCGAAGCGAGGCTTACTGATGCCATCTTCGGAAAAATGATTTTTGAGAATCTTATCTTGGTTGGTGGTACAAGTAATTATCTGATTAATATCGCGACAGATAACGTTCAGGTTGATGAATACAATTTTGTCAATTGTATAATTTCTAATTACAGAAGCGTAACACGTGTTCAGAATAAATTAGTAAAACTCGGACAAATAAATATTAATAACAGTATTCTGCACAACATAGGAGGCTATGGAATTGTTAATATTGGCGGACCTTCAATTACATTGGATTCTATAAAGCTGGTAAATAATACAATTATCAATTCTTCAACACAAATAATGGATGTCCGGACTACAGTTAAAACAATTGCAGTAAATAATAATACTATCTATAACCAGTCAGTTGCCCTTAATCAGTTTATTCTTTTCGATCAGGCTGCACATGAGCCAATTACCTTCCAAGGCGCTAATAACATTATCGCAGGAACTAATAATGGGGCACAAATGAAAGCATTTAGTTTGACTTATGCGGGATCTTTTGCTAGCAGTTATAGAACCAATGAAATGACTATGTCACAGGACTTTCCAAGCATTACGATATTCAACGGGCCGGCTACAGCGATTTTTGCAGACCCTGAGAATGGTGATTTTACATTAAAATCCGGTTCGGGTTTTGGTGGTATTGGAACAGCGGGCGACCCTCGTTGGTGGCAATAG
- a CDS encoding SusC/RagA family TonB-linked outer membrane protein yields MKKMFFLGVLLILSQSVFSQTISGNVTSDKGNPLQGVSVIAKDAKGATVGGVVTDASGKFNLNYSKGKSPQTVSFSMTGYIFQQQVLIPGQDFLNITLKEDENDLNDVVVIGYGTVKRKDLTGAVSSISEEQLKDLPVTSVLQAIQGRLPGVNVTVTEGSPDAAINVRVRGGGSITQDNSPLYIVDGFQVANINNIAPQDIESIDVLKDAASTAIYGAQGANGVILITTKSGSAGNPAINFNSFIGLSNVYKLTNVLDPYEFVYYQKELDPTPNASFFGAYGNWDDVDIYKSKPGINWQDSLFGNTGIQQSYNLGLNGGDKSLTYNLGYTHDQETFVMLNSQYQRDYFSAKINKRISNKLSLDFNSRMYNTTITGPSVSSGNKLRDAIKYAPVKSLTALGAGALGDNADFSSPEQLSSLNDPIYNIVNEYKKQNQFNATFNAGLTWKITNSLTFSTKGSYAYNKNYTDDIYLNKTGQSSAYGGQPVATRNNQNGSMWQISNVLNYSLNLNQNKHQITAMFGQEMSNSQTDQTAISSKFFPTDFTAANVLAMWNYGTPDPTYTTIGEPSRLSSFFSRINYIYSNRYILTLTGRTDGINVFAPGKQWGFFPGAAAAWRLSDEPFMQSTRNWLSDAKVRLSYGEVGNARVGSYWRQQYSSITATNQLIYFNNIPQSAIRTSSTLKNENLTWESTTSANLGFDGGLLKNRITFSLDLYQNTTKNLILGVALPSNSGYTTQYQNIGSTRNKGLEFSANANIIQKKDFSFSAAFNIAFNQNKVLSLNGADTMIVSSGWGVNVGGDDYRAIVGQPVGLMYGYVSDGFYSFNDFNFDPTQQKWVIKPGVPDDSKVLTYSGNYFGPGHIKLKKLKQTDASDTYISPDEDRKVIGHAQPKYTGGFSFNATFRGFDLTTMFNYSVGNDIYNADKIDNTSYSGAKRYQNISSIMSLKNRFTTIDPTTGNNIMFGTYANPTLFEELNKNAKIWSPMMADATIPTDWAIEDGSFLRLSSITLGYSLPSKISKKFLVKNLRCYVSGYNIFVLTRYSGQDPEVSTRNSPLTQGVDYSAYPKARKIIFGLNATF; encoded by the coding sequence ATGAAAAAAATGTTCTTTTTGGGGGTATTGCTTATTTTATCGCAAAGCGTTTTTTCCCAAACAATCTCTGGTAATGTAACTAGTGATAAGGGAAATCCTTTGCAAGGCGTTTCTGTTATTGCCAAAGATGCAAAAGGTGCGACAGTAGGTGGCGTGGTTACTGATGCATCCGGAAAATTCAATTTAAATTATTCCAAAGGCAAAAGCCCGCAGACAGTTTCTTTTTCAATGACGGGTTATATTTTCCAGCAACAAGTACTTATTCCAGGGCAAGATTTTCTGAATATAACGCTAAAAGAAGACGAAAATGATCTAAATGATGTGGTCGTAATTGGATACGGAACTGTGAAACGAAAAGATCTTACAGGAGCTGTTTCTTCCATTTCTGAGGAACAACTGAAAGATTTGCCTGTAACTTCTGTATTGCAAGCTATCCAAGGACGTTTACCCGGCGTGAATGTTACTGTAACAGAAGGCTCTCCTGATGCAGCAATCAATGTTCGTGTTCGGGGCGGTGGGTCTATTACACAAGATAATTCCCCGCTCTATATTGTGGACGGCTTCCAAGTTGCCAATATCAACAACATAGCGCCTCAGGATATAGAAAGCATAGATGTATTGAAGGATGCTGCATCCACAGCTATCTACGGTGCCCAAGGAGCAAATGGCGTTATTCTCATTACCACCAAATCTGGCTCAGCAGGTAATCCAGCAATTAACTTCAACTCTTTTATTGGGTTAAGTAATGTCTATAAATTGACCAACGTTTTGGATCCTTATGAATTTGTATATTATCAGAAAGAATTGGATCCTACTCCGAATGCAAGTTTTTTTGGCGCATATGGCAATTGGGATGATGTTGATATTTACAAATCGAAACCAGGCATTAACTGGCAGGATAGTTTATTTGGCAATACGGGTATTCAACAAAGCTATAATCTTGGGCTGAATGGTGGTGATAAATCTTTAACTTATAACCTTGGGTATACACATGATCAGGAAACATTTGTGATGCTTAATTCACAATATCAACGCGATTATTTCAGTGCTAAGATTAATAAAAGGATTAGTAATAAATTAAGCTTGGACTTCAATTCAAGGATGTACAATACAACTATTACCGGTCCAAGTGTTTCAAGCGGAAATAAATTAAGAGATGCTATTAAATATGCTCCTGTAAAAAGCCTTACTGCATTAGGCGCTGGGGCTCTGGGCGACAATGCCGATTTTTCATCGCCAGAACAATTGAGTTCCTTGAACGATCCTATTTATAATATTGTAAACGAATATAAAAAACAGAATCAGTTCAACGCTACTTTTAATGCAGGGCTTACATGGAAAATTACGAACAGTTTGACATTCTCTACCAAAGGCTCCTACGCATATAATAAAAATTATACAGATGATATTTATCTGAACAAAACAGGTCAATCCAGCGCTTATGGCGGTCAACCGGTAGCTACAAGAAATAACCAGAATGGATCGATGTGGCAGATAAGTAATGTATTAAATTATAGCCTTAATTTAAACCAGAATAAACATCAGATTACTGCAATGTTTGGACAGGAAATGAGCAACTCTCAGACCGATCAGACAGCGATTAGTTCCAAGTTCTTCCCAACAGATTTTACGGCAGCCAATGTGTTGGCTATGTGGAATTATGGAACACCGGACCCAACATATACAACTATCGGCGAACCTTCCAGATTATCTTCTTTCTTTTCCCGTATCAACTATATATATAGCAACCGCTATATACTTACACTTACCGGTAGAACTGATGGAATAAATGTTTTTGCTCCAGGTAAGCAATGGGGCTTCTTCCCGGGTGCCGCAGCAGCCTGGAGGCTTTCGGATGAGCCCTTTATGCAAAGTACCAGGAATTGGTTATCCGATGCCAAAGTGCGTCTGAGCTACGGTGAAGTAGGTAATGCAAGGGTTGGTTCTTATTGGAGGCAACAGTATAGTTCCATTACTGCTACCAATCAGCTTATTTATTTTAATAATATACCTCAAAGCGCAATCAGAACATCCAGTACGCTCAAGAACGAAAATCTTACATGGGAAAGCACCACTTCTGCCAATTTAGGATTCGATGGCGGATTGCTTAAGAATAGGATTACCTTCTCATTGGATTTGTATCAGAATACTACGAAAAATCTGATACTTGGTGTCGCTTTGCCTTCAAATTCAGGCTATACGACGCAATATCAGAATATAGGAAGCACACGAAACAAAGGGTTGGAATTCTCGGCTAATGCAAATATTATCCAGAAAAAAGACTTTAGTTTTTCGGCTGCATTTAATATCGCATTTAATCAAAACAAAGTGCTGTCGCTGAACGGTGCAGATACTATGATTGTCTCTTCCGGTTGGGGTGTGAACGTAGGTGGAGATGATTATAGGGCGATTGTAGGGCAACCCGTAGGCTTAATGTATGGATATGTAAGCGATGGTTTTTATAGTTTTAATGATTTTAATTTTGACCCAACACAACAAAAATGGGTAATCAAACCGGGAGTACCTGACGATTCTAAAGTACTCACCTATTCTGGCAATTACTTCGGGCCTGGTCATATTAAATTAAAAAAACTTAAACAGACTGATGCTAGCGATACCTATATATCTCCTGATGAAGACAGAAAAGTGATTGGGCATGCGCAGCCTAAATATACAGGTGGGTTTTCCTTTAACGCTACTTTCAGAGGCTTCGATTTAACTACGATGTTCAACTACTCTGTGGGCAATGACATTTATAATGCTGATAAAATTGATAATACATCTTATTCTGGTGCTAAAAGATACCAAAATATAAGCAGTATTATGAGTCTGAAAAACAGATTTACAACTATCGATCCTACAACAGGCAATAATATCATGTTTGGAACCTATGCAAATCCTACATTGTTCGAGGAATTAAATAAAAATGCGAAGATCTGGAGCCCGATGATGGCTGATGCAACCATTCCAACGGACTGGGCTATTGAAGATGGCTCCTTCCTTCGTTTAAGTAGTATTACTTTAGGATATTCCTTGCCATCAAAAATTTCCAAAAAATTTCTTGTAAAGAATCTGCGATGCTATGTTTCAGGCTACAACATTTTTGTATTGACTCGCTATTCTGGTCAAGATCCCGAAGTAAGTACAAGGAACAGCCCACTTACGCAAGGTGTTGATTATTCAGCATATCCAAAAGCAAGGAAGATAATATTTGGTCTAAATGCTACATTTTAA
- a CDS encoding RagB/SusD family nutrient uptake outer membrane protein, whose product MKKIFLIILSVSLLWLSSCKKFLDTSSPSSLSAQTVYGSPSLAKAAVMGLYGKMTDTYIYGQKLSVNWQGVSDIECNGTFTETGYNSTSSDTGPGNFYGSIYNATTRWSSLYDFAELSTTAVDGIRNSPILESSAAQMKPLLGEALVMRSLAYFNLVRYWGAVPFKRESSKSDLSNVYMGRVDIDTIYHYIVQDLQEAINYLPWLGANTEYGTAERITKGFAMGLLAKVSLFAGGWSLRDGNLFPNSTAEHNPNIPEQGGFYVGRPTNWKDYYQIAADTTASMIGSTENPHKLDPSYIDIWQKVCGQLPNPTNENLFEVAFGMGNNGDIGSLMGYPVAGNTKYGTRGFGGSYVTSTAYYFYSFDSTDTRRDATLTWLNYTSNNNEAISTNPLNVAFAKWRIYWTSPAFLALQKTATSRIATGINWILMRYADVYLMYAEAMNALVGPDVANPLAGGMTGRQALEKVRQRAFGVGSPKVTAYDPDFFKAIVNERAWEFGGESIRKEDLIRWGLLYDKIETMKKTLCLMFDDKQPVTIFDKTYQPTNFPQTVYYKYQAGNEFIDPTSINYYGNLPANPGSPYSSVSWFPKSALKPTTNPLPTSNYVIWPIRVLTAGTGLYPSYDYSAFLGTLSNGGDIQAALATYPMGNGSVYYRYPYAVYYQDIYQSNGKIQNTYGY is encoded by the coding sequence ATGAAAAAAATATTCTTAATCATTTTATCCGTGTCTTTACTGTGGCTTTCTTCTTGTAAGAAATTTCTAGACACATCTTCACCGTCTTCCCTGAGTGCTCAAACTGTTTATGGCTCGCCTTCATTAGCAAAAGCTGCGGTAATGGGCTTATACGGAAAAATGACAGATACATATATTTATGGACAAAAACTTTCAGTTAACTGGCAAGGAGTGTCCGATATAGAATGCAACGGTACATTTACAGAAACGGGCTACAATTCCACAAGTTCAGATACTGGTCCAGGAAACTTTTACGGCAGTATTTATAACGCTACGACCAGATGGTCCTCATTATATGATTTTGCAGAATTATCTACTACGGCTGTAGACGGCATTAGAAATTCTCCGATATTAGAAAGTTCTGCTGCTCAGATGAAACCTTTATTGGGTGAGGCACTTGTTATGCGGTCGCTTGCATATTTCAATCTCGTTCGGTATTGGGGTGCTGTTCCTTTTAAAAGAGAATCTTCTAAATCAGATTTGTCGAATGTTTATATGGGGCGCGTCGATATTGATACGATTTATCATTATATCGTTCAGGATTTACAGGAGGCCATAAACTATTTACCGTGGCTAGGTGCCAATACAGAATATGGTACTGCAGAACGGATTACAAAGGGTTTTGCAATGGGATTACTGGCAAAAGTGTCATTATTCGCAGGAGGATGGTCCTTAAGGGATGGCAATTTGTTTCCAAATTCCACGGCAGAACATAATCCTAACATTCCAGAACAAGGCGGTTTTTATGTAGGGCGACCTACGAACTGGAAAGATTATTATCAGATTGCTGCAGATACAACCGCATCCATGATTGGTTCAACAGAAAACCCACACAAATTAGACCCGAGTTATATTGATATATGGCAGAAAGTTTGTGGTCAGCTTCCGAATCCTACAAACGAAAACCTCTTCGAAGTAGCGTTTGGCATGGGGAATAACGGAGATATCGGTTCTTTGATGGGGTATCCTGTTGCTGGTAATACGAAATATGGCACAAGAGGGTTTGGCGGTAGTTATGTAACTTCTACTGCTTATTATTTTTACTCTTTTGATTCAACAGATACAAGAAGAGATGCCACATTAACATGGTTAAATTATACATCTAATAATAATGAAGCAATCAGTACCAATCCCTTGAATGTAGCTTTTGCAAAATGGCGAATTTACTGGACTTCGCCGGCATTTCTTGCATTGCAAAAAACGGCTACTTCAAGAATTGCTACAGGTATCAACTGGATACTAATGCGTTATGCTGACGTTTATTTGATGTACGCAGAAGCTATGAATGCCTTGGTGGGGCCAGATGTGGCCAATCCGTTGGCTGGTGGCATGACCGGGCGTCAGGCACTGGAGAAAGTACGCCAAAGAGCATTTGGAGTTGGCTCTCCTAAGGTTACAGCTTACGATCCGGATTTCTTCAAGGCAATCGTTAATGAAAGGGCATGGGAATTCGGCGGTGAATCTATCCGTAAAGAGGATTTGATCAGATGGGGATTACTATACGATAAAATCGAAACAATGAAGAAAACATTATGCTTGATGTTCGATGATAAACAACCTGTTACCATTTTTGATAAGACATATCAACCTACAAATTTTCCGCAGACCGTTTATTACAAATATCAGGCTGGTAATGAATTTATAGACCCTACATCCATCAACTATTACGGTAATCTTCCTGCAAACCCGGGATCCCCCTATTCTTCCGTTTCCTGGTTTCCTAAAAGCGCACTTAAACCTACGACCAATCCATTACCAACTTCCAACTATGTGATTTGGCCCATTCGTGTTTTAACTGCTGGGACAGGCTTATATCCTTCCTATGACTATTCAGCCTTTCTTGGAACACTTTCAAACGGTGGAGATATACAAGCTGCATTAGCAACATATCCTATGGGGAATGGTTCTGTCTATTACAGATACCCTTATGCTGTTTATTACCAGGATATTTACCAATCGAATGGTAAAATACAGAATACATATGGTTATTAA
- a CDS encoding glycoside hydrolase family 28 protein: MKTKAFLFFAACEIIAMNHSIAQQSKYSWDNLPVIEKPEFKKDTFNIINYGAKDDGVTLNTISINKAIMTCSEKGGGVVLIPSGMWMTGPIVLKSNVNLHISRSALLQFTDDKTQYHLVEGNFEGHRAVRNESPISGTDLENIAITGNGIIDGHGEVWRAMGKDRVTEEEWEQLTKTGVVSSDGKTWYPSESYAKGAKEVAQTNYTEGKTIEDYLPIKDFFRPNLLVLSGCKHVLLENVTFENSPAWCLHTLQCEHLTFDNVKVRNKENAQNGDGMDIESCAYVKVENCTLNCGDDGICIKSGKDEEGRKRGMPSMYIVIKNNVVYHAHGGFVIGSEMSGGAHDIFVSGCNFIGTANGLRFKTVRGRGGIVENIFIRNINMRAISGDAITFDMYYFTQKPKIEQRGRKIELPVADITTPQFRKFYIQNIICDGATRGILLRGLPEMPINDIHIDNATIISKEGVEIAEAHNISLKNITLHCLKTPALIHIENSSNIHFDNLITRPLPKTLFNIDGDRTKNIVLIHPPKLEKRISNRFSYGAKQTALTIVQ; encoded by the coding sequence ATGAAAACAAAAGCATTCTTATTTTTCGCCGCCTGCGAAATCATTGCGATGAATCATTCCATTGCACAGCAAAGCAAATATTCCTGGGACAATTTACCCGTTATCGAAAAACCTGAATTTAAAAAAGACACATTTAATATTATCAATTACGGTGCAAAAGATGATGGCGTTACATTGAATACAATTAGTATTAACAAAGCTATTATGACATGTAGCGAAAAAGGCGGCGGCGTAGTTTTGATCCCGTCCGGCATGTGGATGACCGGGCCGATTGTCCTAAAAAGCAATGTCAATCTGCACATTAGCCGGTCGGCTTTGTTGCAATTTACCGATGATAAAACGCAATATCATTTGGTAGAAGGAAATTTTGAAGGTCATCGCGCCGTCAGAAATGAATCACCTATTTCCGGCACCGATCTTGAAAATATTGCAATTACAGGCAATGGAATCATCGATGGACATGGCGAAGTATGGCGCGCAATGGGTAAAGACCGCGTTACGGAAGAAGAATGGGAACAACTGACAAAAACTGGTGTTGTAAGCAGCGATGGTAAAACATGGTATCCTTCAGAAAGTTATGCAAAAGGTGCTAAGGAAGTCGCTCAGACAAATTATACCGAAGGCAAAACGATCGAAGATTATTTACCGATAAAAGATTTTTTCAGACCTAATCTTTTGGTATTGTCGGGATGTAAACATGTTTTGCTTGAAAATGTAACGTTTGAAAATTCACCTGCATGGTGTCTGCATACGCTACAGTGCGAGCATCTCACATTTGATAATGTAAAAGTCCGAAATAAAGAAAACGCACAAAATGGCGATGGCATGGATATTGAATCCTGTGCTTATGTAAAAGTCGAAAACTGTACATTGAATTGCGGTGATGATGGCATTTGCATAAAATCAGGTAAAGATGAAGAGGGCAGAAAACGCGGTATGCCCTCCATGTATATTGTGATTAAAAATAATGTTGTGTACCATGCGCATGGCGGTTTTGTAATCGGTAGCGAAATGTCCGGTGGCGCGCACGATATTTTTGTTTCGGGTTGCAATTTCATTGGAACAGCAAACGGTCTTCGATTCAAAACCGTTAGAGGACGTGGGGGTATTGTAGAAAATATTTTCATTCGCAATATAAACATGCGCGCTATTAGTGGTGATGCAATTACTTTCGACATGTATTATTTTACTCAAAAACCTAAGATTGAACAAAGAGGGAGAAAGATAGAACTTCCTGTAGCTGATATAACGACTCCACAGTTCCGTAAGTTTTATATTCAGAATATTATTTGTGATGGCGCCACTAGGGGCATATTATTACGGGGGTTGCCGGAAATGCCTATCAATGATATTCATATAGATAATGCTACAATTATTTCAAAGGAAGGAGTCGAAATCGCGGAAGCACATAATATTTCATTAAAAAACATTACGCTTCATTGCTTGAAGACCCCAGCACTTATTCATATAGAAAACAGTTCAAATATTCATTTTGACAATCTTATTACCAGGCCGTTACCGAAAACTTTATTCAATATCGATGGCGATCGTACAAAGAATATTGTTCTGATCCACCCACCTAAGTTAGAAAAAAGAATAAGCAACCGGTTCAGTTACGGTGCCAAGCAAACTGCGTTAACAATTGTGCAATAA
- a CDS encoding DUF5703 domain-containing protein — MFSRLSRLILLTIITASWLGVASSQPKSDICPVGNLVWQGLGQNENDAMPFGNGDIAVNAWTEKNGDIVLLLGKADAWAEDASLLKLGRVRISITPNPFTDTTGITQILFFQNSTVEIKKGNNTIKLWADANHPVVHVQANLVKKGRIVAVFDPWRKIEFANKINLQASKEIMSGDKPAKLKPDILFSAHNNRIAWCHFNVDSYYPYTLKQQHLGSLIGQFSDPLYHRCFGAMITGQGMISRDDRTVVSEQPINSQRLDIIALTDTAANSPDSWLKEITQLTNRIETMKIADMALAHDNWWRNFWNRSYIKISGTDDARKVSDGYAIQRYMMAASSRGEMPVKFNGGLFTVGRNVPEGVKQTNEAHDPDYRRWGECYWNQNNRLLYWPLIATGDTDLLRPWFNMYTKRLAFAIARNKIYYQHEGASYPETMYFWGLPRMSDFGKNNPTNEIQSHWQKYHIQGTLEVISQLLDQYDYYGNKDYLQYTVIPFADAIVTYYDQHWKRDANGYIYISPSQSLETYQLNAVNPTPDIAGLKSILPRLLALPQDMTTRQQRTRWQKVLHDLPEIPVGKTSKGKIPVPVDEPGDPNGELVLLPAEKYGKRGNSENPELYTVFPYRLYGVGKPGLDLARRTYFARRAPQYTCWGQDGTQSSILGLTSEAKKAAIAEFTNYGNQHFKWFWASAHDYIPDLDNGGDGMITLQNMLMQCDGKRIQLTPAWPKDWTADFKLYAPYNTIIEGHIEKGKIFHLKITPASRAKDMVVLHSRN, encoded by the coding sequence ATGTTTAGCAGGCTCTCTAGATTGATTCTTTTAACTATTATAACAGCATCATGGCTGGGTGTTGCATCGTCTCAGCCTAAGTCAGATATCTGCCCTGTCGGAAATCTAGTATGGCAAGGTTTAGGCCAAAATGAAAACGATGCTATGCCTTTCGGCAACGGAGACATTGCCGTGAATGCCTGGACTGAAAAGAACGGCGATATCGTCTTATTATTGGGTAAAGCAGATGCCTGGGCAGAAGATGCCTCTTTATTAAAATTAGGTCGCGTACGCATTAGCATAACTCCCAACCCTTTTACGGATACGACAGGAATTACGCAGATATTATTTTTTCAAAATAGCACAGTTGAAATTAAAAAAGGAAATAATACAATAAAGCTTTGGGCAGATGCGAATCATCCTGTTGTACACGTACAGGCTAATTTGGTAAAAAAAGGTCGAATCGTTGCCGTCTTTGATCCATGGAGAAAAATAGAGTTTGCGAATAAAATTAATTTACAGGCAAGTAAGGAAATAATGTCTGGTGATAAACCTGCTAAACTAAAGCCGGATATACTTTTCTCTGCACATAACAATCGAATTGCATGGTGTCATTTCAATGTGGACAGCTATTATCCCTATACGCTCAAACAGCAACATCTGGGAAGTTTGATTGGCCAGTTTAGCGATCCTTTATATCATCGTTGTTTCGGTGCAATGATTACGGGGCAGGGAATGATCTCGAGGGATGATAGGACCGTTGTTTCTGAACAACCAATTAATTCGCAGCGCTTGGACATTATTGCTTTGACTGATACTGCAGCAAATTCCCCCGATAGCTGGTTGAAAGAGATAACTCAATTAACCAATAGAATAGAGACTATGAAGATTGCCGATATGGCTCTTGCACACGACAATTGGTGGCGGAACTTTTGGAACAGAAGTTATATTAAGATTAGTGGCACGGACGATGCCAGGAAAGTAAGTGATGGTTATGCCATCCAGCGTTATATGATGGCAGCCTCTTCCCGCGGTGAGATGCCGGTTAAGTTTAATGGAGGATTGTTTACGGTAGGTCGGAATGTCCCTGAAGGTGTTAAACAAACAAATGAAGCGCATGATCCTGATTACCGTAGATGGGGAGAATGCTACTGGAACCAGAACAATCGCTTGTTATACTGGCCGCTCATTGCTACGGGTGATACCGATTTGCTTAGACCATGGTTTAATATGTACACCAAACGCCTGGCATTTGCCATAGCAAGAAACAAAATCTATTACCAACATGAAGGCGCAAGTTATCCCGAGACCATGTATTTCTGGGGACTTCCCCGCATGAGTGATTTTGGCAAGAACAATCCAACCAATGAAATTCAAAGTCATTGGCAAAAATACCATATACAGGGAACGCTGGAAGTTATCAGTCAATTGCTCGATCAATATGACTACTACGGTAATAAAGATTATTTACAATATACTGTCATTCCGTTTGCCGATGCGATTGTTACTTATTATGATCAGCATTGGAAACGAGATGCTAATGGATATATATATATATCGCCATCGCAGTCGCTTGAAACATACCAGTTGAATGCTGTAAATCCCACACCCGATATTGCGGGGCTGAAAAGTATATTACCCCGGTTGCTGGCGTTGCCCCAGGATATGACAACGCGACAACAAAGAACAAGGTGGCAAAAAGTTTTACATGATTTACCGGAGATTCCTGTTGGCAAAACTTCAAAAGGAAAAATTCCGGTCCCAGTAGATGAGCCAGGCGATCCTAATGGAGAATTAGTATTACTTCCTGCAGAAAAATACGGCAAAAGGGGGAATTCTGAGAACCCCGAGCTCTATACTGTATTCCCATACAGGCTTTACGGCGTAGGCAAACCCGGTTTGGATCTTGCGCGAAGAACTTATTTTGCACGCCGCGCGCCACAATATACTTGCTGGGGACAGGATGGCACGCAGTCATCGATACTTGGATTGACTAGCGAAGCAAAGAAAGCAGCCATTGCAGAATTTACAAATTATGGGAACCAGCATTTTAAATGGTTTTGGGCGTCAGCTCATGATTATATTCCAGATCTGGACAATGGCGGAGATGGCATGATAACACTTCAGAACATGCTGATGCAATGCGATGGAAAACGCATTCAGTTAACACCGGCATGGCCCAAAGACTGGACAGCCGATTTTAAATTATATGCTCCTTACAATACCATCATTGAAGGACATATAGAAAAGGGGAAAATTTTCCATCTTAAAATAACGCCTGCAAGTAGGGCGAAGGATATGGTTGTTCTTCATTCGCGTAATTAA